The Primulina huaijiensis isolate GDHJ02 chromosome 17, ASM1229523v2, whole genome shotgun sequence genome window below encodes:
- the LOC140962586 gene encoding uncharacterized protein, whose translation MVIATIVATTLQGLVNPNANLQPPPPPSNWINFHYESLRKNRCPTFKGDADPEVGQSWLKSIETQLRLLEVPEALKVDVIVPFLEDKAGKWWEAISPAMTATGPITWHHFRDAFLKQYYPAEVRLQKLSDFENFTQAPDMSVVEYTSQFNALGSYAPEIMADEVLKLHRFKKGLNSRIQSALAVFQPSNFSDLMDAAIRAETDTRRKKREKQK comes from the coding sequence ATGGTCATAGCCACGATTGTGGCAACGACACTACAAGGGTTAGTGAACCCGAACGCCAATCTGCAACCTCCACCCCCACCGTCGAATTGGATCAACTTTCACTATGAATCCCTCCGTAAGAACCGATGCCCAACATTTAAAGGGGACGCTGATCCTGAAGTCGGCCAGAGTTGGCTAAAGAGTATAGAGACTCAGCTACGACTATTAGAAGTTCCCGAGGCACTTAAGGTGGATGTGATCGTGCCTTTCCTAGAGGACAAAGCAGGCAAGTGGTGGGAAGCTATCTCGCCAGCCATGACCGCTACTGGACCAATCACATGGCATCACTTCCGAGATGCCTTTCTGAAGCAGTATTATCCAGCTGAGGTCAGACTACAGAAACTGAGTGACTTTGAAAATTTCACTCAAGCTCCGGATATGTCAGTTGTGGAATACACCTCCCAGTTCAATGCCCTTGGATCCTATGCTCCGGAAATCATGGCAGACGAAGTCTTGAAATTACATCGCTTCAAGAAGGGATTGAACAGCCGAATCCAATCAGCTTTAGCAGTCTTCCAGCCATCCAATTTTTCAGACCTGATGGACGCAGCCATCCGAGCCGAAACTGACACCCGTcgaaaaaaaagggaaaaacagAAATAA